A DNA window from Hordeum vulgare subsp. vulgare chromosome 1H, MorexV3_pseudomolecules_assembly, whole genome shotgun sequence contains the following coding sequences:
- the LOC123444933 gene encoding uncharacterized protein LOC123444933 isoform X2, whose translation MSPTCQQKFCNAWTGIDLCGVQRPKTKINLEDRSMLTTDRKLKSRTSSSFTSKGVVKSTESSSPQLRNSSVLLDTKKVVDFSQRQMHDIENIAANLISSLKHMRSLVNETLSSEAHSLLPSFNTAEAGKSVSGASIDANGGYDAAR comes from the exons ATGTCACCAACTTGTCAGCAGAAGTTTTGCAATGCTTGGACTGGTATTGATTTGTGTGGAGTCCAAAGGCCGA AGACAAAGATCAATCTTGAAGACCGATCTATGTTAACCACAGACAGGAAACTTAAGAGCAGAACTTCTAGCTCCTTTACAAGCAAAGGAGTTGTCAAGTCAACAGAATCCTCATCTCCTCAGCTGAGAAATTCATCTGTTCTTTTGGACACGAAGAAAGTTGTTGACTTTTCACAAAGGCAGATGCATGATATAGAAAACATTGCTGCAAATCTTATCAGCAGCTTAAAGCACATGAGAAGTTTAGTGAACGAAACTTTGTCATCGGAAGCACATTCTTTGCTTCCCAGTTTTAACACTGCCGAG GCTGGTAAATCAGTGTCCGGTGCATCCATCGACGCCAACGG AGGCTACGACGCGGCGAGGTGA
- the LOC123414257 gene encoding RING-H2 finger protein ATL66-like yields the protein MAAQEGAAGTTNQAARVRYGDVDDSNFALRGRAVPLLAGLLALLVAFVAVCLYLRWSCGRRRARRDHEASSSSAAASPVPGLDADAINGLPVTLYSPPASSPARSTAAKKGGDGGEEERRRQEAAAAVECSICISALVAGEKVKALPPCGHCFHPECVDAWLRSQPSCPLCRTLLLPAAVVANGGEPPV from the coding sequence ATGGCCGCGCAGGAGGGCGCCGCGGGGACGACGAACCAGGCGGCGAGGGTGCGGTACGGCGACGTGGACGACAGCAACTTCGCGCTGCGCGGCCGCGCCGTGCCGCTGCTGGCCGGCCTGCTCGCCCTCCTCGTCGCCTTCGTCGCCGTCTGCCTCTACCTCCGCTGGTCGTGCGGCCGGCGCCGCGCCCGCCGCGACCACGAGGCCTCGTCCTCGTCCGCGGCGGCCTCGCCCGTGCCGGGACTCGACGCCGACGCCATCAATGGGCTGCCCGTCACGCTCTACAGCCCGCCCGCCTCCTCGCCGGCGCGCTCCACTGCCGCCAAGAAGGGCGGCGACGGTGGCGAGGAGGAGCGGCGGcggcaggaggcggcggcggccgtgGAGTGCTCGATATGCATCAGCGCGCTGGTGGCCGGGGAGAAGGTGAAGGCgctccctccctgcggccactgcTTCCACCCTGAGTGCGTCGACGCCTGGCTCCGCTCCCAGCCCAGCTGCCCGCTctgccgcaccctcctcctccccgccgccgtcgtcgccaaCGGCGGGGAACCCCCGGTGTGA
- the LOC123444933 gene encoding uncharacterized protein LOC123444933 isoform X1: MSPTCQQKFCNAWTGIDLCGVQRPKTKINLEDRSMLTTDRKLKSRTSSSFTSKGVVKSTESSSPQLRNSSVLLDTKKVVDFSQRQMHDIENIAANLISSLKHMRSLVNETLSSEAHSLLPSFNTAEFPCRLVNQCPVHPSTPTEATTRRGEAGADSGRSGTRPWRGRAQVVDGWRSVGGVEAEGSRCSGGQRRVAAARSLQWTP, encoded by the exons ATGTCACCAACTTGTCAGCAGAAGTTTTGCAATGCTTGGACTGGTATTGATTTGTGTGGAGTCCAAAGGCCGA AGACAAAGATCAATCTTGAAGACCGATCTATGTTAACCACAGACAGGAAACTTAAGAGCAGAACTTCTAGCTCCTTTACAAGCAAAGGAGTTGTCAAGTCAACAGAATCCTCATCTCCTCAGCTGAGAAATTCATCTGTTCTTTTGGACACGAAGAAAGTTGTTGACTTTTCACAAAGGCAGATGCATGATATAGAAAACATTGCTGCAAATCTTATCAGCAGCTTAAAGCACATGAGAAGTTTAGTGAACGAAACTTTGTCATCGGAAGCACATTCTTTGCTTCCCAGTTTTAACACTGCCGAG TTTCCCTGCAGGCTGGTAAATCAGTGTCCGGTGCATCCATCGACGCCAACGG AGGCTACGACGCGGCGAGGTGAAGCAGGGGCAGACTCTGGCAGGTCGGGGACGAGGCCTTGGCGGGGTCGGGCGCAGGTCGTCGACGGCTGGCGCTCCGTTGGCGGGGTCGAGGCAGAAGGGAGCCGGTGCTCCGGTGGCCAGAGGCGGGTCGCGGCTGCGCGGAGCCTCCAATGGACACCGTAG